The region TCGGCCGCCGGTGCCCGCGTCATCCTGGCAGAGCAAGATTTCAGTCTGGGCGGTGCCCTGCTGTACGACGAAATCGTCATCGATGGCGAGAACGGGGACGCTTGGGCCACGCGGGTGGGTGAACACATTGCAGGGCGGCATGATGCCAAGCTGCTGTTGCGCACGACCGTACTGGGTTATCACGACCATAACAGCCTGACGATGGTGCAGCAGCTCGGTAACGAGATGGCATGCGCCGCCGACCCGACCCGGGCGCGTTACCGGACATGGCAGGTCCGCGCGGCGCGCGTCGTGCTCGCCACCGGAGCCATCGAGCGACCGCTGGTGTTTCCAGGCAACGACCGGCCCGGCATCATGCTCGCCTCGGCGGTACGCCATTACGCCCGCCGGTTCGCGGCGCTAGCGGGCCGCCGGGGACTCGTGTTCACGAACAACGACTCTGCCTATCGCACCGCATTCCCGCTGGCCGACAGCGGCGTTACGATCGCGGCGGTCGTCGATGTACGCGAAACCGTGGCTTCGGATCTGGCGAACGCGCTGAGCCAACGTGGCATTCGATCGATCGCTGGCGGCGCGGTGATCGACACGCGCGGCCGCAACCGCCTGTCCGGCGCGCAGGTCCGTACTAGCCACGGCCAGGAATGGATCGCCTGTGATCATCTCGCCATGTCGGGCGGCTTTAATCCGACGACGCATCTGTTCAGCCAGTCGGGCGGTACCACGCGATACGCCGAAGACATTGCAGCCTTCGTCCCTGACCACTCGGTCCAAAACGAATGCTCCGTCGGTGCCGCCGCGGGCGCGTTTTCTACGCACGCTGCCGTGCAATCGGGCACGACGGCAGGCGCGGCGGCGGCGATGGCCATTGGGTTTGCGCCCGCGTCTGATGCAAAGCCCGTGGTCGCCAACGAACGTGCCGAGGCATCGTTGATGCCGTGCTGGTCAATCGACGCCGGGCGGAGCAAGGCGTTCGTCGATTTCCAGAACGATGTCAGCGTCACCGACATCGCCTTGTCGGCGCGCGAATCCTTCCGGTCGGTCGAACATCTCAAGCGCTACACGACGCTCGGCATGGCGGTGGATCAGGGCAAGACCTCGAACGTGAATGCTCTCGCCATTCTCGGCGCGCTGACCGGTCGCAGCGTGCAAGAGACCGGCCATACCCGCTATCGCTATCCCTTCACGCCCGTGCCGCTCGGCGCGATGGCGGCGCGCAATCGCGGCGAGCTGTTTCGACCGCGCCGCCATATGCCGGCGCACGACGATCACGTCTCGGCCGGCGCGGTGTTCGAGGATTATGGCGGCTGGATGCGCCCGGCTTATTATCCGCGCAGTGGCGAGAGCCCGCACGATGCCGAACAGCGCGAGGCTCGAACAGTGCGCCGGACAGCCGGGCTTTTCGAGGGGTCGCCGCTGGGCAAGATCGAGGTGACAGGGCCTGACGCCGGCCGTTTCCTCGACCTCGTCTATGCCAACACCATGTCGACGCTGAAGCGGGGCAAAGTCCGTTACGGCCTGATGCTGAACGAACTGGGCGTCGTCATCGACGACGGCGTGACGACGCGGCTGGGCGACGACCATTTCCTTATCTGCACGTCGAGCGGCGGTGCCGAGAGGATCGCGGCGTGGATGGAGGAATGGCTCCAGTGCGAGTGGCTCGACTTGGACGTGCTGGTCGCGCCCGTAACGTCGGCCTGGGGCGTCCTGACGATCACCGGTCCCCAGGCACGCCATATCGTGCACGAGACCGGGACCACGGTTCCCCTGGACGACTTTCCGCACATGAGCTTCGCCGAAGGGACGATCGCGGGCCTGCCGACGCGGATGTTCCGCGTCAGCTATAGCGGCGAGACCTCCTACGAAATCAATGTACCCGCGACCAGCACGTCAGCTCTGTGGACGAAGCTGATGGAGGTCGGGGCGGGGCATGGGCTGACGCCGGTCGGCATCGACGCCTGGATGGTGCTGCGGACCGAAAAGGGATACCTGCACATCGGCGTCGACACAGACGGCACCACCAACGCGCTCGATGTCGGATGGTCGCATGTCCTGAAAAAGGGCAACGACTTCATCGGCAAGCGTTCGCTGATGCGCGCCGAGGACCAACGGGCCGATCGCTTGCAATTCGTCGGCTTCGCTTCGCCTGCCGGAGCACCGCCGCTACCGATCGGCGGTCATGCGACCGCGCCCGATACGACCGGCACGCGCCATAGCGAAGGCTATGTCACGTCGAGCGCCTTTAGCCCGACGCTGAAGCATCCGGTCGCGCTCGGCATGCTGCGCGGCGGGTTTGCTCGGATGGGCGAAACGGTGCGGATTGAGGGCGGTGGCACGACGCACACAGCCACGGTGGTCTCACCGACGTTCTACGATGCCGCCGGGGAGCGTCTGCGTGGCTGAGGATCATTTGAACGTTGTCGCCCATGGCGTCGGGGTTCGGCGGCTGGTCACACCGGCAATCCAGATCGTGCGCCTGCGCGGCCATGACGACGCGCTGCTCAGCGGGCTGTGCCAGGCTCTGGACATCGTGCTGCCCCGCACAACCAATCATGCCGCAGGCGAAGCGCCGCGGGCGCTCGTGCTCGCACCGGGCGAGTGGATGCTCGTCAGTCGCCCGCTCGACCGCGGCGCGTTCCACAATGCAGCGCGGGGGACTAGGGTCGCGCATCTCGCGGATGTCGGCGCAGGCCTTGTCGTCTATGCCGTCGAAGGGCGCCGCGCCCGCGACTTGATCGCGAAGGGCTGCCCGTTAGACCTTCATCCGCGCGTCTTCGGCGAGGGACGCTGCGCCCAGTCATCGCTCGCACAAATCTTCGTCATCATCGATCGCGTCCCCGGTCAAGACGTGTTCCACGTCTATGCCGACGCCAGCTACGCACGGCATCTCGATCTTTGGTTCGAGGATGCCGCGATCGAATTTCGCTCCCAGGACGTGGATTGATGTACCCCACCTATACCCTTACCATCCGATGCCCCGACCGGCGCGGTATCGTTGCCAGCGTGGCGACATGGCTGTCGGACGGGGAATGCTCGATCGTCGAGGCGCACCAGCACCAGGATTCAGGCACAGGGGCCTTCTTCATGCGCGTGACGTTCGCCGCGGAAGGCGCGGTGCCGCCGACGGTCGAAGATTTGCGCACGGGCATCGCGCCGATCGCGGCGCGGTTCGAGATGGAGGCTCGGGTGTTCGATTGCGCCGTCCGGCCGCGCGTGCTGATCCTGGTCTCGAAATTCGGCCACTGTCTTCACGACCTGCTGCACCGCTGGCGGAGCGGTCACTTGCCGATCGATATCGTGGGCGTCGTATCGAACCATGACGATATGCGGGGAATCACCGAGTGGCACGGCCTGCCCTATCACCATTTGCCGATCACGAAGGACACCAAGGCCGAGCAGGAGGCCCAGATCATTGCGATGTTCGACGGTCTGGCAGTCGATCTGGTGGTCCTCGCACGATACATGCAAATCCTCTCGCCCCGGCTCTGCGAAGTCGTGTCAGGTCGCTGCATCAACATCCATCACAGCTTCCTCCCCAGCTTCAAGGGCGCGAAGCCATATCATCAGGCCCATGCACGCGGCGTGAAGATCATCGGAGCGACCGCCCATTACGTGACCACCGATCTCGACGAAGGGCCGATCATCGAACAGGAAACACGACGCGTCAGCCATGCGCGCACCGCCGACGATCTGGTTGCGATCGGCGAGGAAGTCGAATGTTCTGTGCTGGCGCGGGCAGTACGCTGGCAGGTCGATCACCGGGTGATGTTGAACGGACGGCAGACAATAGTTTTCGATTAGACTTGCTCTCGACGGCCTTAGCCCCTCACCTCGATGCGTCAAACTTGTCCAAGAGCTCAACTGTTCATGCCGATCAGAGGCGTGGAAAAGCAGTGCTTCGGCAGGCTCTGCTCGAGCGCCGGTGAGCGAACCGATCTGATCAAGCCACGTCCAGCATCGGCCTATTAGCACAATTGACACTATAACCGTCCACACCATACAGTATTGTATGCTGCTCGACCAGTTGGCCGTCGCCAGATGTATCGCGTCAAGGGACCGCAGATGACAGACCTCGCCACGCTCACATCGTTGCTCGCCCGGCAGCGCCCGGACTGGTCGCTCGAACAGCCGTTCTACATCGATCCCGACATCTACGCTTTCGAGGAGAACGAGTGGATAGCTCGCCAGTGGACGGTAGTGGGGCACATCAGCGAAGTACCGGCCAAGGGCAGCTATATCGTCCGCGAGCTCTACGGCCAGTCGATCATCGTCGTGCGGGCGAGCGACACGGACGTCCATGCCTATTACAACGTATGTACGCATCGCGGATCTCGGCTATGCAAGACCGATGGCCGTGCGCCCTTCCTGGTATGTCCGTATCACGCCTGGTCCTTCCGCCTGACGGGAGAATTGCAGAGCCGCCAAGACGTGCCTGAGGGGGTGGATCCGGCCAAACTCGGCCTTCATGCCGTTCCGGTACGCGTCGTCGAGGGGCTGATCTTCTGCGTGCCCGCTGGAAAGGATCTGCCGGACATCGAGCCCGCGATCGCCGGACTGACACCGATGCTCCGGCGGCACGGACTGGCCCGGGCGCGCATCGTCGCGCGCAAATCGTACCCGACCAACGCCAATTGGAAGCTCGTCGTCGAGAACGCTTATGAATGCTACCATTGCCGTCCCGCTCATCCGGAATATTTCAGCGCGAACGGCCACGTCAGCGTCAGTGCCGTTCGCGACGACCGAAAGGCGGCGGCCTGGCACGAGAATGTTGCGCTCTGGCGCGAGGAGGTCAGCGCGGACGGATCGTTCAACGCGCGGGTCGATGCCGATGGCGGCCTCGCGCGCGTGCCGTATCGGATCAATAGGTGGCCGATCGGATCTGGCCGCCTCAGCCTATCGCGCGACGGAAAGCCGGTGGCCGCGCTGATGGGTGACTATGCCGTCTTCGACGGTGGCGAGACCCAGGTCCGACTCGGCCGGTTGGCGTTCGTGAGCGCGGCCAACGACTATGCGACCCTCGTCCAAATCGTACCACTCGGACCCGAGCAGACGAATATGATCCTGACTTGGCTGGTCGATGAAGAAGCCGATCCGGAGACGATCGACGTCGATGCCGTAAGCTGGATGTGGGACGTGACGACTGTGCAGGACAAGCGCATTGTCGAGGATAATGCGGCGGGCGTGCGATCGGTCGCTTACCGGCCTGGACCCTATACTCTGCTCGAGAGCGAAACGGCGCTGTTCGTGAAGACCTATCTAGCCGAAATGGCGCAATTGGTCGCGGGGGCGAGCGATCGCAGCCGCCCCACTCGTCCTCCACGCGACGAGCAGGGGATGCCTGAAACGATTGTGACCGCCCCGCTATCGACCTAATAGTCGAACGACGCTTACCAGAAGATCATCGGTGTCTTCGTCAGCAACTCGGTCCCGGTGTCCGTGATGATGAAGTTCTGTTCGAACGTTGCCGCCCCCACACGGGTGTGTGTCAGGAACGCTTCCGAACTGAACACCATGCCGGATCGGAGTGGTACGTCGAACAGCAGGGATCCGGTGCCATCCATCACAGCCCTGCCCCCCCCTCCCGGACCCGGCGCGACTTCACCATTTGCGCCGTCGCGATCCTTGTGGTGCTTCCGCTTAGCCGCGGCTCCCTGTATCCGCTCGAGTATTCGTCTGATTATCGGGACTGGAGCAAAGATATGGCGTTTGGCCGAAGATTGACCCGCGACGATTGGGTGGCGGTGGCGCAGAAAGTGCTGGTCAAATCCGGCATCGACGACGTCAAGGTCGATCGGCTCGCCAAACTGATGCACGTCACACGCGGCAGCTTCTACTGGCATTTCGAAGACCGCGAGGCCTTGCTCGATGCGCTGCTTGATGATTGGCGCGGGCACAACCTGCGCGAGATCGAGGAGATTTCCGCGCGGTGGGCAACCAATCCACCTGACTTCGTAGAGGTCATGCACATTTGGCTGGGCGAAGATCCGATCGTGCCGCAAGTCGATACCGCCATCCGCGCCTGGGCGCGCAAAAGCCCCGATGTGGCGCGGCTGGTCCACGAAACCGACGATGCTTGGGTCGCCTTGTTGCAGAACCACTTTCGCAAAATGGGGATGGGTCCAGACGAGTCGCTGGTCCGTGCGCGTGTGGTATATTTCCACCAGATCGGCTATTACGCGCTGGCGATCCAGGAGGATCTGGAAGAACGTATTCGACTGGCACCGTTCTACAACGAGGTGCTGACCGGGCAGCGGTCCACGCCCGAGCAGGAAACCGTCCTGCGATCGCTGCTGGAAACTAAGCGGCTGCAGCTGCGGCGGGAGGCGGGCGCGACACCGGCCTGATCGTTTGCGACGCAGGGGCACTGTGTTCACGCCTACGCCGTTACGCTGTCGCTTCTTCGACCGCCGCGGAACGCCTCTTGCCGCCGATGCGCCACGCCAAGACCGTTCCCGCCAGCGTCAGCGCCAGACACGTCAAGCACAGCAACGACAAACTGCCGTTCTGCAAGACGAAGCCACCGATGGCGGGGCCGATTGTCAAGCCGCCACCCGTGGCAACCGGCGTCAGGACGGTGGCGCGGCCGTCGCGATCAACAGCGACAAGGCATTCGAACAAGAATGGAAACTGGAACGTCCAGGCAAAATAGAGGCCGCAGACCCCAACCGTGAACGGAGCGAATCCACCGACGAACATCATCACCAGACTAGCGACGATCAATGCGATACCGAAGCCCAGCCCGATGCCGAGGCGCAGGCGGTCGGTCACGGCACCGGACGCCAGCGACCCGGCCAGGCCCGCCAGGGACGATGCCGACATCGCGGCCGACAGCTGCAACAAACTCAAGTGCCGGGCGCTGCCCAGCCGCTCCATGAACGCCCAGACCATCGCCAGACCGACGAAGAAAACGAAGATCGCCAGCAGCCCGCCAAATGCCGAGATATTCAACGCCGGTCGTCCCGCACCGGCAGCGCGCTGGACCTGCTCGCGGCCGCGCACTGCGAGTGGCACGAGCGCGAACGCCGGGAGCGCCGCGAACACCACCAACAGGTAGAACACATGCCAGCCATGATGCGCGATCAGCGTCGGCAGTACCGCCATCGCTGCCGCGCCAACGATCGATTGGCCGCCGGCATAGATCGCGATCGACCGGCCGGGCAGTCGGGCCTGTCCCATCAGCGCATAGCAGCATGCGGCGACGACGCCTTCGCCAAGCCCCGAGATCAGCCGCGTCGCCACCAGCGCGGTCAGCCCGCTGGTGCTCAACGTCAGCACGTTGCCCGCGGTCATGACCAGCAATCCGCCCACGATCAGCGCGAACCAGGAAAATCGTCGGCCCAGCACGGCGCAGGCCAGCGAGCCGAGCAGGATACTGCCCATGTTGATGGCGATGACATACCCGGCCTGATCCAACCCCATACCGAACTGTCGGGCTAGGACGCCGACCATCAGCGGCAACACCGCCGGCAGTGTCGCTGCGGCTAGAGCGATCGCGATCGTTGCCCATTCGCAGGCATCGAGGCCCAGGAAACCGGCCGGGCGCAGGATGCTCCTCATGCCGACATGTGCCGCGTGAACCAGTCGAGAACGCGCGCGGCGCTGTCGATGTAGCTGCGAGGGCCGCGCAGGCTATGTCCGTCCATTGGATAGGTCATCAGCATGCTCGACGATCCCTGCTCGAGCAACGATCGATGCAGTTCGATCGACTGGCCGATCGGTGTGCAGCGGTCGAGCGCGCCGGCGAGGATCAACGTAGCCGCCTGGGTCTTTGCCGCAGACAGGGCAGGACTGCGCCCGACGTAGGTGTTGCTGAGCGTGGCGGGCCTGCCGCCGAGGAAGAGGTCTTCCAGGATCGGCATGTTGGACGTGAAATGCTGGCTGAACCAGTTGCTGACTGGCGAGATGCAGACCGCTGCCGCAATCTGCGGCATCAGCTTGGGCAGCAGGGCCGACATATAGCCGCCATAGCTTGATCCGGTCAGGCCGATCCTCTCTGGGTCCGCCAGTCGCTGGGCAATCAGATATTCGATCCCCGCGATGATGTCTCCGGCATCGGCCCCGCCCATGTCGCCAAGCACTGCGCGCGCAAAATCCTGCCCGCGACCGCTGCTGCCCCGGGGGTTGGGGTAAAACATCGCGACGCCGTTCGCGATCAGCGCCGGCGCGGCGCGCTGCCGCCCTTCCCAACGCGCGCGAAACGCCCAGACCGGGCCGCCATGGATTTCGACGACCGTCGGCAACGGGCCGGCCGCGCCTACCGGCCGCACCAGCAATCCCTCGATTTCGCTGCCGTCCGGTGCGGGCCAGCGGACCGTCGTCATGACGCCATCACCGCGATCATTGCCGTCGGCCAGGACGCGGATGACCTCGATCCCGTCGACGCCGATTGCCGCCAAGCGCGGTGCGCTGGTCTGGCTTTCCAGCACGGCGACCGCGCCCGCCGCCCCGCTCGGCCGCGATGTCGGGAACTGCGCGCCGCAAGACCAATCGTCGGCCGACCAGAGTTCGGCGTATCCCGCCGGCGTCAGGTCATGATCCGCGATCACCGTGGTCAGGCCGCGCTGTCCGGCCAGATGCAGGCTATGGCCTCGCCACGCAACCGATGTGATTTCGGCCCTGCCCGTATCGAGCCAGTCGACTGCCCCGCCGCATGCGTCGATGCGCTTCAGGCTGCCGCAGACGATGCCGCGATCGCTTGCCACGCCCTCGACGAAGACGACGCTTCGGCCATCGGGTGCACCCCGGACATGGCCGATCTGATCGGCGGGTTCCAATAGCGGACGCAGCTTGAGGGAGGTGAGGTCCAGCATCGCAAGGGAGGCGCGATACCAAGCGGCCTCGCCGCTGCGATCGCTGCGCAGCACAACGATGGCCGTATCGCCGCACCACGATGCCTCCCACACCATGCCGGGAACTGGCAACGAAGTCGCCGGCGCCCCCTTGCTTGGACGGTAAATCGATAGGTGACGCCAATCGTCTGGGTCCGGTGCCCCATCATCGATCACGGGATCCCAGGATGATGCCGTATCGTGCCGTCCGACGCTGACCGATCCGGCAAGCGTGGTGGTATCTGTACCGGGACCGGCCACCAGCAGCAGGAGCGCGGTATCGTCCGGCGACCAATCGATCTGTTCGAGTCTTCCGAGCGTGCAAAACTCGTCCTCGACCGATCCGTCGGACGCCATCACGACCAGCCGGTCCGCCCCATCGGCGTTGCTCACCGCAAAAGCGAGACGGCCCGATATGGCGGACAGTGTAAGCAGCTTGGCGGGCCCATCGTGCAGGGAGACAAGATCGCCGGACCGGTCGTCGCGATACACCACCGATCGCGGGGTTTCGGTGACGTCGGCGCCGCAGACCTTGCCGATGAAAAACATGGTTCGTCCGCCGTCGGGCGTGCAGAGATCGGTGGCGTCGTACGGCTTGCCACTGCCGGCGCGCATCAGCCGCGCGTAGATTCGGGTGACGGTATCGTGTGCGGACATGGCCATGCGAATGCACTCTCCTGTGACGGCGCATCCGCCTTGATCCTCATGCACCAACCCATTTTACGTGACGTTGCGAAGTGGGGTAACGCTTAAACCCAGATTCTTCAGGCCGACTGTTGCGAAGGCGCCGCCTGTCAATGCCTCGGTCTCGATCGTCGGATCGGGCTTCATATCCGACACTGTCGCACCGATCCGCTCGAGAATCAGACGAACCTCCAGCCGCGCCAGCCACGAGCCCATGCACATATGTGGCCCATACCCGAATGCCGCATGCGCCGCATTGGAGCGTGCCGGGTCGAAGGTGTCGCCATCCGGAAATGCCGTATCGTCGCGATTGGCCGATGCGACGAGGAGGCGCACGCTCGCACCTGCCGGCAAGCGATATCCGCCGAGGACCGTATCCTCGCCCACAAACCGGGAGAGCCGATGCACCGGCGGGCGATATCGTAGCATCTCGTTCAGGAAGGCTGCGGCCCCTTTTTCGGTCCGCAGAAACGGCAACCACACGGGATTGTGGCTGAGGAAGTCGAGGCAGTTTCCCGTCAGCAACGTCGTCGTCTCGTGCCCGGCCATGAAGATCAGTGCGGCGAAGCCGGACGCTTCCTCGGCTGTCAGTTCGCCGCTCGCCCGAAGCCTTGCGAGGTTACTCACAACATTGTCGGCCTGGCTGTCGCTGGCTGCGTCGAGCACGTTGCCAATGTAAGATGTCAACGCCACATAGGCGGCATCGTCCGCACCGCCGGGCACGCCGCGCAGCAGGATCGCCACATAGTCCAGGATTTTCGTAGTCCAATCGCGCATCTGCGCCGAATGTTCTACGGGTACTCCAAGCAGGGTGGAAATGACGCTGATGGTCAGCGGACTGGCAAACAGCCCCATGACTTCACCGCCGCCATTTTGGAGAACGACATTCCAACGTTTCGCGATCAGCTCGGCGATCCGCGGCGTGAACTCCTGAACCGCGCGGGGCGTAAACGCCTTGCTCGCCATCTGCCGCAGGCGCGGATGGTCGGGCGCATCAAGGCTCAGCAGAAATCCCGGCGGCACTACCGCGCCGGGCGGTTGCGACAGAAAGACCGCCGCGTTGCGCAAGGCCGCGGTCACGTCAGCGAAACGGCTGACGATATACAGCGGCGCATCGGAGTTGCCGGCACGAATGACGGGCGCGTTGGCCCGCATCCATCGGTAATGCGCATAAGGCGACGTTTGGATGCCCACGTCGAACGGGTCGAACGGCGTCAGGTCATCAGGCCAGTCTAAATCCGTCGACAACGGAGGCAATGCAGCCACGACGTCCGTCTTCTGATTCTCCTCGCTCACCGATCAGAACGTTTTGGCGATGGACAATCCGACCGTGCGAGGCCGGATGTAGTTCACGCCAAAGGAGGTGGTGACAGTGACGCGGCGCGCATTAGCGGTCGCGCCGACGACACCGCGCTGATCGGTCAGGTTGGTGGCGAACGCAGTCAGCGACCAGCCCTCATATTTCACCCCGGTGCGCAGATCGAGCGTGGCATAGCCGGGATATTCCACACGCGGAGCGGCGGCGTTGGCGCCGAATTCGCCTTTGCGATCGTCGACCAGCGTCACCGTGCCGCCGAGGAACGCCGTGGTATCGGCACCCAGCGTGAAATCCTGATCGAACGCCGCACTGGCGGAAAGGTCTCCGCTGAATGGCAGGCGGTCTCCCGCGAAACCATAGCCGCTGCCGGTCGGCAAATCCCTGGTCAGCCGCGCGTCGTTATAGGCCGCGTTCAGAACGAAGCTCGTGCCCTTGGCCGGCGCCAGCGTTACACTGGCCTCGACGCCCTGGCTCTTCGCCTGCGGACCGTTGATGAAATAGAAGAAGCCGTTGGTCGGGTTGGTCAGCGCCAACTGGATGTTTTTCCAATCGATCCGATAGACCGAGACATCGAACGAGACGCTGCGATCGGGCAGACTGCCTTTCACGCCCAATTCGTAATTGGTCGTCGTGTCGGGGCCGAATTCCTTGGGCACGCCTGCCGAGGTCGCGTCCGCCGTCGACAGCGGGTTGGGGCCGCCGACCCGATAGCCGGTCGCGAGACGCCCGTAGATCATGAGATTGGGGTTGAGCCGCAACCTCGGGGTGACCTGATAAGTGAACTTGCTGTCCTTTGACGTCTGGTCGAGGCGATAATCGCCGGCCAGCGGCCCGCTGCCGATTTCTGTGTAGACCTGCCTGTTGCTGCCGTAACGGCCGCCGAACTGGATATCAAACCGCTCGCCGAGCTTCACGGTCAGTGCGGCAAAACCGGCATATTCGCGGAACGTGCTCGGAAAGAGGGCTTCGAGCAACAACCCGCGATTGGCACCGGTCGCGGCCAGCGCGAAGATTTTCTGATCGGCGTCGGTCTTCTCGTCGGTGTAGAATCCGCCAACCAGCCAGTCCAGGACCGCGCCCTCCCCTGCCAGGCGCACTTCTTGGCTGAACT is a window of Sphingomonas sp. Leaf357 DNA encoding:
- a CDS encoding TonB-dependent receptor translates to MKQDFIAQLRKNGSLVAACILCTSTAHAQSNASPTESEATGDIIVTAQKKSERLRDVPLAVSAILGDVLAERNQVRLQDYFATVPGLNISAQGNGQVNVAVRGITTGQTTNPAVGIVIDDVPFGSSSVLGYGSRIIPDLDPATLDRVEVLRGPQGTLYGASSIGGLIKFVTKDPSTAGGEGRVEGGINSVAHGAMGFSGRGSINVPLGTTLAVRASGFYRRDGGYVDNLTTGQKDVNRTDTYGGHIALLWRPVDPLTIKLAALLQNVEGDGSGDTDTDYRTQPLFGDLTQRRVPGADHYDFRSRLYSATLSYDFGAATLTSLSSLGTSDYRASVESTSRYGDLADSVSGVPGAALVNDFHTRKFSQEVRLAGEGAVLDWLVGGFYTDEKTDADQKIFALAATGANRGLLLEALFPSTFREYAGFAALTVKLGERFDIQFGGRYGSNRQVYTEIGSGPLAGDYRLDQTSKDSKFTYQVTPRLRLNPNLMIYGRLATGYRVGGPNPLSTADATSAGVPKEFGPDTTTNYELGVKGSLPDRSVSFDVSVYRIDWKNIQLALTNPTNGFFYFINGPQAKSQGVEASVTLAPAKGTSFVLNAAYNDARLTRDLPTGSGYGFAGDRLPFSGDLSASAAFDQDFTLGADTTAFLGGTVTLVDDRKGEFGANAAAPRVEYPGYATLDLRTGVKYEGWSLTAFATNLTDQRGVVGATANARRVTVTTSFGVNYIRPRTVGLSIAKTF